The Desulfurobacterium indicum nucleotide sequence TAAGTCTTGTAAAAAGGGCAAAAAAAGAAAACGACATTGTGGTAATGAGCATATTTGTTAATCCGACACAATTTGGACCTAACGAAGACTTTGAAAAGTATCCACGAGATGAAGAGAGAGACTCTAGATTGGCAGAGAAGGAAGGCGTTGACATTTTATTTCTCCCGTCTGTTGAAGAACTTTACCCAAAACCATACAGGACTTATGTAGAAGTCGAAGAGATTACAGATGTTCTATGCGGAGCAAAGAGGCCCGGACACTTTAGAGGCGTTACAACAATCGTTACAAAACTGTTTAACATTGTAAAACCCGACAGGGTATACTTTGGAAAGAAAGATTTTCAACAGTATAAAGTAATAAAACAGATGGTTAAAGACCTGAATATGGATGTTAAAGTAATTGGATGTCCCATAGTAAGAGAAAATGACGGGCTTGCAATGAGTTCAAGAAATATTTATCTGTCCCCGCAAGAGAGAAAATCGGCACTATCTCTTTACAATTCCTTAAAACTTGCCAAGGAACTCATTGAAAAAGGAGAAAAAAGAGCCTCAACGATAAAAAAAGAGATGGAAAATTTTATCCTCTCCCATCCTAATGTTAAAAAAGTAGACTATATTGAAATTGTTGACCAGGACAGTTTTAAAAAGGTAGAATTAGTGAAAGAGGGTGATCTGATAGCCCTCGCAGTATTTATAGGAGATACAAGACTCATAGACAATTGGGTTATCGGGGAGGAGTTATGATCTATGAAATAGCCCTTAAAACAGCAAGACGTTCACAATTTATCGACATTACAAGGGAAGTTCAGGGTATCGTATCAAGGAGCGGAGTTGAGAACGGAATATGCGTAGTCTATGTACCTCACACAACCGCAGGCATCACCATAAACGAAAATGCCGACCCTTCTGTCAGAAAGGACATTATCACATACCTTGAAAAACATGTTCCCTGGAAGGAAGCCTATTTCGAACACATAGAGGGAAACTCTGCAGCCCACATCAAATCATCACTTATGGGATGTAACACAACTGTTATAGTAAAAGATGGCAGGCTTTTGTTGGGGCAATGGCAGGCTATCTATTTCTGCGAGTTTGACGGTCCGAGACAGAGAAGAGTTTTCGTTAAAGTTATTTCGGAATAAGTTAAGTATCGAAGCAGTTCTATAATAGATTTTTTAAACCATGTGTAAAATTTATATTGCTTTGTCCGATAATAAAGGATGAAGTAACATAAGGTAATTTATAAAGGAGATTCGCCATGAAAATAGAAGGTTTTCAAAATAATATAGCTGGTATTGAACCTCAACAGTTAAGGAAGCAGCTCAGAAAAAGAGCTAGGAACGGCCAAACAGAAGAGGTAACGTTGCAAGAATCTGCCGTATCCGTAAATGAAAGTGCAGATGTCGAGAAAGCTGTTAAAGAGCAAGTTCAACTCCAGACAATCGATGAACAAAGAGTCCAGAAAATAAAAGAAGCTATTGCTTCTGGAAATTATCCCGTGAATATACATAAAATTTCTGAATCTATTTTGAAGGAATTCCTTGGCTCATAATCTCTAAAACATGAGAAACAACTATAGAGGCCAACCCTTCTACTTCGGGAGGGATTGGCTTTTTCACCTTAAGAATAGCTTTTTCAACTTCTTTCCTAGAAACTTTAACCTCTTTAGAAATCACCCTAACTGCATCTTCAAAACTATTTTGTGTATAATTAAATTCAGTATTTTTCATCAACAATTACTCCGGGGGATATTGTGGTTAACATAAAGAAAAAGCTTATCAGAGACATAGCAATAATGTCCGTAATTTCCGGTATTGCTGCTCCAATAATAATACACCGTTTTTTCCTGCAAGGTTATCCTATAGATCCTCTTGAATTTACCACATCTTTAATATCAAACTTCATATTAGGCTGGTTTATATATTATGTAATAGTTAGAGGAAATTTAAAAGAGTATTTTGATAACGTTACGGAAATTTTTAAAAAAATAAGAAGAGTATTGGAAGGTTCTAAAGCCCACTCCCTTGAAGAGATTAAACAATTAAAGATAGAAGCAGAAGAAGATGACTTTATATATGACGTATCAAAGGAGATAAACCACTTTATAGAAAACCTCTACATGAGTGAAATCCTCGATAACTACCAGAGAGAAGTTGGAAAACTATTTGCGACTCTGGCAACTCCAGAAGTTTTAGCAAAGTCTTTTTACAACTTTCTCCTTGAAAAATTCGACATGGTGGCAATGGCAGCTTATATGAAAGACTCCGAAGGCATAATTTCGAAAATAGCATGTTTTAATTTCAGAGAATGTAATATAACAGATTTTATAGAAGCATGTTTTAACTTTAAGGACTTAAAATTAATAAATGTAACAGACGTAAAAATTGATCTCCTTGACGAAACAAATGTTAAGGAACTCTTAATAGTTCCACTGAGATCAATAGATGTAAAAGGCGTTTTAATACTTGCAAAACCATGTAAATTTTCAGGTTTCGAGTTGAAATTCCTTAGAAGAATCAGAGATTTAATGTCCTTAGGGCTTACAAACGCAAGGAACTACAAGCGTCTTCAGGAAGAGTCATACCTTGACCCTCTAACCAAGCTCTACAACCGTAGATTTGGAATGAAAAGACTCCAGGAATTAATCTCTCTGGCGGCAAGAGAAAGTAAACCGCTAGTTGTTGGAATGATGGATATTGATGATTTTAAGAAAATAAACGACACGTATGGACATCTTGCCGGCGATTACGTGTTAAGAACATTATCATCAATCGTGAAAAAACACGTTAGAGATATAGACCTTGTTGTCCGTTACGGAGGAGAGGAAATACTTGTAGTGCTATTTAATACCGATAAAATTAGTGGAGAAAAGGTATTTGAAAGAATCCGAAAGAACATAGAGCAACATCCGTTTGAATTTGAAGGAAATTCTATAAAAGTAACTGTAAGTATAGGATTCTACCCAATCCCTCCGGAGGAACTTACAGAAACTGCAAGAGAAAAATACAAAGAATTCATTGAAAAAGCAGATGAAGCACTTTATAAAGCAAAGAAACTTGGTAAAAACCGAGTTGTATGCTATTCAAGACAGAAAATTGAAAAGAATTCATAAAATATATTAATTTACTAATTATTCAATTATTTCTTTTCTCAACTTTGTGGTATATTTAGTTTTAATTTGTAACGTGGTAAAATTTTGATGGTTTAAAGAGCCACCAATCGGGAGGATGTGATGAAAAAGCTTTTAATAGTTTTTATTTTTCCTATACTATTAATCGCAGGATGTGCAAGTCAGGGAAACATAAACTTCTTTATAAAACCTAAAAGTGCATCAAAAATAGAAAGAGTAGCTGTTCTTCCATTCATGAACTATTCAACAGACAAGTTTGCCGGAGGAAGAGCAAGAGATTTTGCAATAACTGCGCTTCTTGAGAAAGGCATTGACGTTGTTCCAAAAGGCGAAGTTGATAGAGAAGTCAAAAGGCTGGGAGTCCCCAACGGATTTTACTTTGATGTAAATGATCTTCGAGTATTGGCAGACGTATTAAAAGTTAACGGATTTGTTCAAGGTTCAGTTGACGAATACAAATTAGAAAGGCGAGGTTCTTATGCATATCCGGTTGTAGCATTGACCATAAAAGTTATTGATACAAACGGCAATGTTGTATGGCAAGCATCGGGAGTAAAAAGCTACTACAGCACGCTGGGAAGG carries:
- the panC gene encoding pantoate--beta-alanine ligase; the encoded protein is MRKVRTVKEMKGLAEAFKRAEKTVGFVPTMGYLHEGHLSLVKRAKKENDIVVMSIFVNPTQFGPNEDFEKYPRDEERDSRLAEKEGVDILFLPSVEELYPKPYRTYVEVEEITDVLCGAKRPGHFRGVTTIVTKLFNIVKPDRVYFGKKDFQQYKVIKQMVKDLNMDVKVIGCPIVRENDGLAMSSRNIYLSPQERKSALSLYNSLKLAKELIEKGEKRASTIKKEMENFILSHPNVKKVDYIEIVDQDSFKKVELVKEGDLIALAVFIGDTRLIDNWVIGEEL
- a CDS encoding secondary thiamine-phosphate synthase enzyme YjbQ — its product is MIYEIALKTARRSQFIDITREVQGIVSRSGVENGICVVYVPHTTAGITINENADPSVRKDIITYLEKHVPWKEAYFEHIEGNSAAHIKSSLMGCNTTVIVKDGRLLLGQWQAIYFCEFDGPRQRRVFVKVISE
- the flgM gene encoding flagellar biosynthesis anti-sigma factor FlgM translates to MKIEGFQNNIAGIEPQQLRKQLRKRARNGQTEEVTLQESAVSVNESADVEKAVKEQVQLQTIDEQRVQKIKEAIASGNYPVNIHKISESILKEFLGS
- a CDS encoding GGDEF domain-containing protein, with translation MVNIKKKLIRDIAIMSVISGIAAPIIIHRFFLQGYPIDPLEFTTSLISNFILGWFIYYVIVRGNLKEYFDNVTEIFKKIRRVLEGSKAHSLEEIKQLKIEAEEDDFIYDVSKEINHFIENLYMSEILDNYQREVGKLFATLATPEVLAKSFYNFLLEKFDMVAMAAYMKDSEGIISKIACFNFRECNITDFIEACFNFKDLKLINVTDVKIDLLDETNVKELLIVPLRSIDVKGVLILAKPCKFSGFELKFLRRIRDLMSLGLTNARNYKRLQEESYLDPLTKLYNRRFGMKRLQELISLAARESKPLVVGMMDIDDFKKINDTYGHLAGDYVLRTLSSIVKKHVRDIDLVVRYGGEEILVVLFNTDKISGEKVFERIRKNIEQHPFEFEGNSIKVTVSIGFYPIPPEELTETAREKYKEFIEKADEALYKAKKLGKNRVVCYSRQKIEKNS